A single genomic interval of Hevea brasiliensis isolate MT/VB/25A 57/8 chromosome 4, ASM3005281v1, whole genome shotgun sequence harbors:
- the LOC110638502 gene encoding vesicle-associated protein 4-1, translating to MAVAERRNPHSDKKMFSLCPFWQSGTTNSSSSSSTHNLNHTHDGNSNNRHLEVKNSSKSSSSSTTVSTVARSLLPAWRRLRLDPAKKLYFPYEPGKQVRSAIRLKNTSRSHVAFKFQTTAPKSCFMRPPGGILAPGESLIATVFKFVEQPENNEKVIDQKRKAKFKIMSLKVKGGIEYAPELFDEQKDQVTVEQILRVVFLDAEHPSPALEKLKRQLAEAEAAFEDRKKPPPDTGPRVVGEGLVIDEWKERREKYLARQKVEAIDSTRGGGLPSL from the exons ATGGCGGTTGCCGAACGGCGAAATCCTCACAGCGATAAGAAGATGTTTAGTCTTTGTCCTTTTTGGCAGAGCGGAACAACGAACTCCTCGTCTTCCTCTTCCACGCATAATCTCAACCATACTCATGACGGTAACAGCAATAACCGACACCTGGAGGTTAAGAATAGCTCCAAATCTTCATCGTCTTCGACGACGGTATCGACTGTTGCCAGATCTCTTCTCCCTGCTTGGCGTAGACTCCGTCTCGACCCCGCCAAAAAACTATACTTTCCGT ATGAACCAGGAAAACAGGTGAGGAGTGCAATCAGGTTGAAAAACACTAGCAGGTCCCATGTAGCTTTCAAG TTTCAAACTACTGCACCGAAGAGTTGTTTCATGCGTCCTCCAGGTGGCATCCTTGCTCCAGGAGAGAGCCTTATTGCAACTG TGTTCAAGTTTGTCGAGCAGCCAGAGAACAATGAGAAAGTAATAGACCAGAAGAGGAAGGCTAAGTTTAAGATCATGAGTTTGAAGGTTAAAGGAGGAATAGAATATGCACCTGAGTTG TTTGATGAACAGAAGGATCAGGTAACAGTTGAGCAAATATTGCGGGTTGTATTTTTGGATGCAGAGCATCCTAGTCCT GCATTGGAAAAATTGAAGCGTCAGTTAGCTGAAGCTGAGGCTGCTTTTGAAGATCGTAAGAAACCTCCACCTGACACTGGGCCTCGTGTTGTTGGGGAAGGTCTTGTAATTGATGAATGG AAAGAGCGGAGAGAAAAGTACCTGGCTCGACAAAAGGTTGAAGCGATAGACTCAACACGAGGGGGGGGTTTACCCTCACTGTAA
- the LOC110638467 gene encoding uncharacterized protein LOC110638467, which produces MAPRRLFTCFGKCNDASSSSGNEVHGKEKINVTVDASMEDQRRAGAIMVELFSSQGCATSPEGELLVSRLGRGDFALEAPVIVLAFHVDYWDYMGWKDPYGSSQWTVRQKAYVEALKLDTMFTPQVVIQGRTQCVANEEEALLSSIMSAPKFPSPTFQATFQRPTSESLQVSLSGALRTKVDSKGANIMVALYESGLVTNCPHGENKGRVLSNDYVVRRLEKLCTVKDISAKKTVSGTVNFSLWEGFNSSKCGITVFVQDNSHQIFGSQSFQLPDNL; this is translated from the exons ATGGCGCCGCGTCGTCTCTTCACCTGCTTTGGCAAGTGCAACGACGCCTCTTCATCCTCCGGGAATGAAGTGCATGGAAAGGAGAAAATCAACGTGACAGTGGATGCTTCAATGGAGGATCAGCGACGTGCCGGTGCAATTATGGTGGAGTTATTCTCATCACAGGGGTGTGCGACGTCGCCGGAGGGTGAGTTGTTGGTGTCAAGGCTAGGGAGAGGAGACTTTGCCCTGGAAGCGCCAGTGATAGTGTTGGCATTTCACGTAGATTATTGGGACTATATGGGGTGGAAGGACCCTTATGGCTCTAGCCAATGGACTGTTAGGCAAAAGGCTTACGTTGAGGCTTTGAAGCTTGACACTATGTTTACACCTCAGGTTGTTATCCAGGGTAGGACTCAGTGTGTGGCCAATGAAGAGGAGGCTCTTTTATCTTCCATCATGAGTGCACCCAAATTTCCTTCACCCACCTTTCAG GCAACCTTCCAGAGGCCAACGTCAGAATCCTTGCAAGTCAGTTTATCAGGAGCTTTAAGGACTAAAGTTGACAGCAAAGGTGCCAATATAATGGTGGCTCTCTATGAGAGTGGATTGGTGACCAATTGCCCTCATGGGGAGAACAAAGGGCGTGTCTTGTCTAATGACTATGTGGTTCGAAGGCTTGAAAAGCTCTGCACTGTCAAGGACATCTCTGCCAAGAAGACAGTTTCAGGAACTGTTAATTTTTCCCTTTGGGAAGGCTTCAATAGCAGCAAATGTGGTATTACTGTTTTTGTTCAAGACAATTCCCATCAAATTTTTGGTTCACAGAGCTTTCAGTTGCCAGATAACCTATGA
- the LOC110638490 gene encoding uncharacterized protein LOC110638490 encodes ISLALLEGKAVVGETDMLQTMQQDALDLGAKALDFFDVTEATEIACFIKKQFDTTYGPGWQCIVGTDFGSFVTYCCGCFIYFQIESLAILLFRGCAAPEPKANQFTELETLDTVTV; translated from the exons ATCTCATTAGCCTTGCTAGAAGGCAAGGCAGTTGTCGGTGAGACTGATATGCTTCAAACCATGCAACAAGATGCTCTGGATCTTGGAGCCAAAGCCCTTGATTTCTTTGATGTCACAGAGGCTACTGAGATTGCTTGTTTCATTAAGAAG CAGTTTGATACGACATATGGACCTGGATGGCAATGCATTGTAGGAACAGATTTTGGGTCTTTTGTAACCTACTGCTGTGgatgttttatttattttcagATTGAAAGCCTCGCAATTTTGCTTTTCAGGGGCTGTGCTGCTCCTGAACCTAAGGCTAACCAATTTACGGAATTAGAGACCTTGGATACTGTGACAGTGTAA
- the LOC110638453 gene encoding cyclic nucleotide-gated ion channel 4 has product MATDHQEISRAARMQDFTDEDSQNEGGVEEEEEDDSTRDYKTSLFMCGDYGGGCSRRRGWSLMQVLDPRSRWVQEWNRVFLLVCATGLFVDPLFFYALSVSDTCMCLFIDGWFAITVTALRCMIDALHLWNLWLQLRMAKKPSSGGGSSDGTRGGPRLTIPSSVALRYLKAKRGFFFDLFVILPLPQIVLWVAIPSLLEKGSVIVVMTIFLIIFLFQYLPKIYHSVCLLRRMQNLSGYIFGTVWWGIALNMIAYFVASHAAGACWYLLGIQRAAKCLKEQCRETQGCGLRLLSCRETIYYGTTRKVRDGARLPWADNKVARATCLDSSDNYDYGAYKWTVQLVTNDSRLEKILFPIFWGLMTLSTFGNLESTTEWLEVVFSIIVLTSGLLLVTMLIGNIKVFLHATTSKKQAMQLKMRNIEWWMRKRHLPQEFRHRVRNYERQRWAATRGVDECEVIRNLPEGLRRDIKYHLCLDLVRQVPLFQHMDDLVLENICDRVKSLIFTKGETITREGDPVQRMLFVVRGHLQSSQVLRDGVKSCCMLGPGNFSGDELLSWCLRRPFIERLPPSSSTLVTLETTEAFGLEAEDVKYVTQHFRYTFVNERVKRSARYYSPGWRTWAAVAIQLAWRRYKHRLTLTSLSFIRPRRPLSRCSSLGEDRLRLYTALLTSPKPNQDDFDF; this is encoded by the exons ATGGCTACCGATCATCAGGAAATCTCACGTGCAGCGCGCATGCAGGATTTCACAGACGAGGATAGCCAAAACGAAGGAGGAgtggaagaagaggaagaggatGATAGCACCCGGGATTATAAAACTTCGCTTTTCATGTGTGGTGATTATGGTGGCGGTTGTTCTCGACGAAGAGGGTGGTCTTTAATGCAAGTGTTGGACCCTAGAAGCAGATGGGTTCAAGAATGGAATAGGGTTTTTCTTCTAGTGTGTGCTACTGGACTTTTTGTGGACCCTCTCTTCTTCTACGCTCTGTCTGTTAGCGATACTTGCATGTGCCTCTTCATCGACGGGTGGTTTGCTATCACGGTAACGGCTCTCCGGTGCATGATTGACGCCTTGCACTTGTGGAACTTGTGGTTGCAGCTCAGAATGGCCAAGAAACCATCtagtggtggtggtagtagtgATGGAACTAGAGGTGGACCACGCTTGACAATTCCTAGCTCAGTGGCCCTGAGGTACCTCAAGGCAAAGAGAGGATTTTTCTTTGATCTGTTCGTTATCCTCCCCCTTCCCCag ATTGTACTATGGGTTGCAATTCCATCCTTGTTAGAGAAAGGGTCAGTGATTGTAGTGATGACCATATTCTTGATCATATTCCTCTTCCAATATCTTCCAAAGATCTACCACTCGGTTTGCCTCCTTCGTCGAATGCAGAATCTCTCTGGCTACATATTTGGAACTGTTTGGTGGGGAATTGCCCTCAACATGATTGCCTACTTTGTTGCCTCCCAT GCAGCAGGTGCATGTTGGTACTTACTAGGGATCCAAAGGGCAGCAAAATGCTTGAAAGAACAATGCCGAGAAACACAGGGTTGTGGGCTGAGGTTATTATCTTGTCGAGAAACTATTTACTATGGAACAACAAGAAAGGTGAGAGATGGAGCAAGATTACCATGGGCAGATAATAAGGTAGCCAGGGCTACATGCTTAGACAGCAGTGATAATTATGATTATGGAGCTTATAAATGGACTGTTCAACTTGTCACCAACGATAGCAGATTAGAGAAAATACTCTTTCCTATCTTCTGGGGCCTAATGACTCTCAG CACTTTCGGAAACCTGGAAAGCACAACAGAATGGCTGGAAGTTGTTTTCAGCATCATTGTTCTTACAAGTGGACTCCTTCTTGTCACCATGTTGATTGGAAACATCAAG GTTTTCTTGCATGCAACAACATCAAAGAAGCAAGCAATGCAGTTGAAAATGAGGAATATAGAGTGGTGGATGAGGAAGAGACACTTGCCTCAAGAATTCAGGCACCGTGTCCGTAACTATGAGCGGCAGCGCTGGGCGGCGACGCGCGGTGTCGATGAATGTGAGGTGATCAGGAACCTCCCTGAGGGACTTAGGAGGGATATCAAGTACCATCTCTGCCTGGATCTAGTGAGGCAG GTACCACTTTTCCAACATATGGACGATCTGGTCCTAGAGAACATTTGCGACCGTGTGAAGTCTCTCATTTTCACAAAGGGAGAAACA ATAACAAGAGAGGGAGACCCTGTCCAAAGAATGCTATTTGTAGTAAGGGGTCATCTCCAGAGTAGCCAAGTTCTGAGAGATGGTGTCAAGAGTTGCTGCATGTTAGGTCCTGGGAATTTCAGTGGAGATGAGCTATTGTCATGGTGCTTAAGAAGACCCTTCATAGAACGTTTACCACCATCTTCATCAACACTAGTAACTCTTGAGACCACAGAAGCATTTGGGCTAGAAGCTGAAGATGTGAAATATGTGACACAACATTTCAGGTACACATTTGTTAATGAAAGAGTGAAGAGAAGTGCAAGATACTATTCACCAGGATGGAGAACATGGGCAGCCGTGGCAATTCAGTTGGCTTGGAGAAGGTACAAGCACCGCTTGACGCTTACTTCATTGTCATTTATAAGGCCAAGAAGACCTTTATCTCGCTGCTCTTCCTTGGGGGAGGATAGGCTTAGGCTTTATACAGCTTTATTAACTTCACCGAAGCCAAATCAGGATGATTTTGACTTTTGA